One window of Botrimarina mediterranea genomic DNA carries:
- a CDS encoding glycoside hydrolase family 16 protein yields MMIKFPQLGPVICVACCAMSAHVAVADWPAESAPPPALEQGGYELVWADEFDVDGAPNPASWSCEHGFVRNRELQWYQPQNASVDEGKLVIQAVRERVENPNYREGSRAWDTQREFAEYTSSSLKTQGMRQWLYGRFVMRAKIPTAPGMWPAFWTLGNGSWPRCGEIDVMEYYRGMILANAAWKGDGWKPKWDAVQAPIDQLGDADWVDQFHVWRMDWTSERIDLYVDERLINSIDVAAADGSGHNRANPFRKPHYLLVNLAVGGINGGDPTDASSPARYEIDYVRVYQVSASGESADR; encoded by the coding sequence ATGATGATCAAGTTCCCTCAACTCGGCCCCGTTATCTGCGTCGCGTGCTGCGCGATGTCGGCACATGTCGCGGTCGCCGATTGGCCCGCCGAGTCCGCTCCGCCGCCCGCCCTCGAGCAAGGGGGCTACGAGCTTGTCTGGGCCGACGAGTTCGACGTCGACGGCGCGCCCAATCCGGCCAGTTGGAGCTGCGAACACGGCTTCGTCCGCAATCGAGAGTTGCAGTGGTACCAGCCCCAGAACGCGTCGGTTGATGAGGGGAAACTTGTCATCCAGGCCGTCCGAGAGCGCGTCGAGAATCCTAACTACCGCGAGGGGAGCCGAGCGTGGGACACCCAACGCGAGTTTGCCGAGTACACCTCGTCATCGCTCAAAACTCAAGGCATGCGCCAGTGGCTTTACGGCCGGTTTGTGATGCGCGCCAAGATCCCGACCGCGCCGGGCATGTGGCCGGCGTTCTGGACGCTCGGCAACGGTAGCTGGCCCCGCTGTGGCGAGATCGACGTCATGGAGTATTACCGCGGCATGATCCTCGCCAACGCGGCGTGGAAGGGCGACGGCTGGAAGCCCAAATGGGATGCCGTCCAGGCGCCGATCGATCAGCTGGGCGACGCCGACTGGGTCGATCAGTTCCACGTCTGGCGTATGGACTGGACCAGCGAGCGGATCGATCTCTACGTTGACGAACGGTTGATCAATTCGATCGATGTCGCCGCAGCCGACGGCAGCGGTCACAATCGCGCGAACCCGTTCCGCAAGCCGCACTACCTGCTGGTGAATCTCGCGGTGGGTGGAATCAACGGTGGAGATCCAACCGATGCGAGCTCACCCGCTCGCTACGAGATTGATTACGTTCGCGTGTATCAAGTCAGCGCCAGTGGCGAAAGTGCTGATCGATAA
- a CDS encoding sulfatase: MRYALSMAIVGTLFAFTLHSTHAAPNLVMIVVDDLGWADVGANNPETFYETPSIDRLAASGVRFTNAYATCPVCSPSRYSLLTGRYPARAYVTDWFTGDRTGRFSHAPYESRLPANEFTIAEALKEAGYRTFFAGKWHLGHAEEDWPEHHGFEVNRGGHGAGSPPGGYFAPYKNPCLAEGPAGEHLPRRLARATCDFIEAHQEGPFFACLWFYEVHNPRQAPEELIEKYRSKAAKLGLDPKGSFKTCEQVWPVKAARHVRVEQSQPEYAAMVESMDIAVGTVLDKLAALGLDDDTNVVFTSDNGGLSTAEGLNTSNLPLAGGKGWLYEGGVRVPLIVRSPAATSKPGSVCDAPTTATDLYPTSLALLGLAPRPDQHLDGVSMAPLLKDERIERGPMYWHYPHYSNQGGFPGSAMRDGRWKLIQRHEDGRVHLYDLESDIAEQQDLVEEQPERVAQMLEQLEAWRLEVDARFLEPKGGNKPWRPGG; the protein is encoded by the coding sequence GTGCGATACGCACTTTCGATGGCAATTGTAGGGACGCTCTTTGCGTTCACCCTGCATTCGACGCACGCGGCGCCGAATCTGGTGATGATTGTCGTCGATGACCTGGGGTGGGCCGACGTCGGCGCCAACAACCCGGAGACGTTCTACGAAACGCCCAGCATCGATCGCTTGGCGGCCTCCGGCGTACGGTTCACCAATGCCTACGCCACGTGCCCGGTCTGCTCGCCCAGTCGCTACAGCCTGTTGACGGGACGTTACCCCGCGCGCGCCTACGTAACGGACTGGTTTACAGGGGATCGAACGGGCCGCTTTAGCCATGCCCCTTACGAGAGCCGCTTGCCAGCCAACGAGTTCACTATCGCCGAAGCTCTGAAGGAAGCGGGCTATCGGACGTTCTTCGCAGGCAAGTGGCACTTGGGGCATGCGGAAGAGGACTGGCCCGAGCACCATGGCTTCGAAGTCAATCGCGGCGGGCACGGCGCTGGATCGCCGCCGGGCGGTTACTTTGCTCCGTACAAGAACCCGTGTCTCGCCGAAGGTCCGGCAGGCGAGCATCTTCCCAGGCGTCTCGCCCGCGCGACCTGTGACTTCATCGAAGCCCATCAGGAGGGGCCGTTCTTCGCGTGCCTCTGGTTCTATGAGGTTCACAATCCGCGTCAGGCGCCCGAGGAGCTGATCGAGAAGTACCGTAGTAAGGCCGCCAAGCTTGGTCTCGATCCAAAGGGAAGTTTCAAGACCTGCGAGCAGGTGTGGCCCGTCAAGGCGGCGCGACATGTCCGCGTCGAGCAGAGCCAGCCCGAGTACGCCGCGATGGTCGAGTCGATGGACATCGCGGTGGGCACGGTGCTCGATAAGCTCGCCGCGTTGGGTCTCGATGACGACACGAACGTTGTCTTTACGTCCGACAACGGCGGTCTCTCCACGGCCGAAGGACTCAACACCAGCAATCTGCCGCTCGCCGGCGGCAAGGGTTGGCTCTACGAAGGGGGCGTCCGCGTCCCGTTGATCGTTCGCTCGCCCGCCGCGACGAGCAAGCCCGGGAGTGTCTGCGATGCTCCGACCACGGCGACGGACCTCTATCCAACATCGCTCGCCTTGCTGGGGCTGGCCCCACGCCCGGATCAGCACCTCGACGGCGTCAGCATGGCGCCACTCTTGAAAGACGAGCGGATCGAGCGGGGACCGATGTACTGGCACTACCCCCACTACAGCAATCAGGGCGGCTTCCCAGGCAGCGCTATGCGGGACGGGCGCTGGAAGTTGATCCAGCGGCACGAAGATGGTCGCGTTCACCTTTACGATCTGGAGTCGGACATCGCCGAGCAACAGGACCTAGTGGAGGAACAACCCGAGCGCGTCGCCCAAATGCTCGAGCAGCTCGAAGCGTGGCGACTTGAGGTAGACGCTCGCTTCTTGGAGCCGAAGGGTGGCAATAAGCCTTGGCGCCCCGGGGGCTGA
- a CDS encoding sulfatase family protein → MNLHCKAAGIALALLIWFGGGVNQMAAQRPNVVVIYADDIGYGDFGCYGAKTISTPRIDELAANGLRFTSGYATSATCTPSRFSILTGDYSWRKPGRGIAPPNGAALIQPGVPTIASVLRDAGYRTAMIGKWHLGLGVPPKPDWSGEIKPGPLEVGFDECFIMPTTNDRVPCVYVRDHRIVGLDPTDPVDVFDTNPDGQATGVTDRDRLRVDWSHEHNDSVVNGIGRIGFMVGGNACRWTDEEMADTFVGEARKFLKQNHERPFFLFYSAHQAHVPRAPHPRFVGSTPHGPRGDAIAEFDWCVGQIVEELRANGQLDNTLILISSDNGPVLDDGYQDQAVELLGEHRPAGPYRGGKYSRFEGGTRVPWIVHWPARIKPGASDALISQVDVLASLATIAGTNIPKGAASDSLDLSATLTGESTQGREFVVEHSGMASALAIRQGDWKYIEPSPGPAVLGGKSAETANHRQDQLYNLADDAGERRNVARSHPAKVAELKSLLASVRASDPQLTSSGGDATGE, encoded by the coding sequence GTGAATCTGCACTGCAAAGCCGCCGGTATTGCTCTGGCGCTTCTCATATGGTTTGGGGGCGGCGTCAATCAGATGGCGGCGCAGCGGCCCAATGTCGTCGTCATCTACGCCGACGACATTGGCTACGGCGACTTCGGCTGCTACGGCGCTAAAACGATCTCCACGCCACGCATCGATGAACTCGCTGCGAACGGCTTGCGGTTCACCTCGGGATACGCTACCTCGGCGACGTGCACGCCCAGCCGGTTCAGCATCCTCACGGGTGACTACTCGTGGCGAAAGCCGGGGCGGGGCATCGCGCCGCCCAACGGCGCCGCGCTGATCCAGCCAGGCGTCCCGACGATCGCCTCGGTGCTCCGCGACGCCGGTTATCGCACGGCGATGATCGGCAAGTGGCACCTCGGCCTGGGCGTTCCGCCGAAGCCCGATTGGTCGGGCGAGATCAAACCGGGACCCCTCGAAGTCGGCTTCGATGAGTGCTTCATCATGCCAACCACCAACGACCGCGTGCCGTGCGTGTATGTCCGCGATCATCGGATCGTCGGCCTCGACCCGACGGACCCCGTTGATGTCTTCGATACGAACCCCGACGGACAGGCCACCGGCGTCACGGACCGTGACAGGCTACGCGTCGATTGGTCGCACGAACACAACGACTCCGTCGTCAACGGCATCGGCAGGATTGGCTTCATGGTGGGCGGCAACGCTTGCCGCTGGACCGATGAAGAGATGGCCGACACGTTTGTTGGCGAGGCGCGGAAGTTCTTGAAGCAGAACCACGAGCGGCCGTTCTTCCTCTTCTACTCCGCGCACCAAGCACATGTGCCGCGGGCGCCACACCCACGATTCGTCGGATCGACCCCGCACGGGCCGCGTGGCGACGCCATCGCCGAGTTCGATTGGTGCGTCGGGCAGATTGTCGAAGAGCTCAGAGCCAACGGCCAACTCGACAACACGCTGATCCTCATCAGCAGCGATAACGGCCCGGTGCTAGACGATGGGTATCAGGATCAAGCGGTTGAACTCCTCGGCGAGCACCGCCCCGCCGGTCCCTATCGCGGCGGCAAGTACAGCCGCTTCGAAGGGGGCACACGCGTCCCCTGGATTGTCCACTGGCCCGCACGCATCAAGCCCGGCGCCTCGGACGCCCTGATTAGCCAGGTCGATGTGCTCGCCTCGCTCGCCACGATCGCCGGAACAAACATCCCGAAAGGGGCGGCGTCCGACAGCCTCGACCTCAGCGCGACGCTGACGGGCGAATCGACTCAAGGCCGTGAGTTCGTTGTCGAGCACTCGGGGATGGCCAGCGCCCTGGCGATTCGGCAAGGCGACTGGAAGTACATCGAGCCGTCGCCCGGCCCCGCTGTTCTGGGGGGCAAATCCGCCGAGACCGCCAACCATCGCCAGGACCAGTTGTACAACCTCGCCGACGACGCCGGCGAGAGGCGTAACGTCGCGAGATCGCACCCGGCCAAGGTGGCGGAACTCAAGAGCCTGCTCGCCTCGGTGCGCGCGTCCGATCCACAGCTTACCTCGTCTGGAGGAGACGCTACCGGTGAATAG
- a CDS encoding glycoside hydrolase family protein has product MITRRHFGALVGGAALAVATRAAAAKPEVGPSKKRGCCFTTRKNDDWRERIDALSPGWMYNWGHRRPAELSEQVAYVPMIWGNMSDEKLEAFLASQKERIAAGEVSHLLGFNEPDQEKQANMTVERVVELWPRLMELEVPLVSPGCVHPDRDWMHAFMDQVEAKNLRVDAVAVHSYGGPNAEGLVRRLDNLYKEFGRPLWITEFAVGDWQAKTVAVNRHKPDRVAGFMREALPALDAQPYVERYAWFSAAQDSGPLGTSALFDASNQLTPLGEIYRNA; this is encoded by the coding sequence ATGATTACTCGTCGTCATTTTGGCGCCCTTGTGGGCGGCGCGGCATTGGCAGTCGCAACTCGCGCTGCAGCCGCTAAGCCGGAAGTCGGTCCGTCGAAGAAGCGCGGCTGCTGCTTCACCACGAGAAAGAACGACGACTGGCGTGAGCGCATCGACGCCTTGAGTCCGGGGTGGATGTACAACTGGGGTCACCGGCGGCCCGCGGAGCTCTCCGAACAGGTGGCCTACGTCCCAATGATCTGGGGCAACATGTCCGACGAGAAGCTCGAAGCTTTCCTGGCGTCACAGAAGGAGCGCATCGCCGCGGGCGAGGTGAGCCATCTGCTCGGGTTCAACGAGCCCGATCAAGAAAAGCAAGCGAACATGACGGTCGAGCGGGTCGTGGAACTCTGGCCGCGGCTCATGGAACTCGAGGTCCCGCTCGTCAGCCCGGGCTGTGTCCATCCCGACCGCGATTGGATGCACGCGTTCATGGACCAAGTCGAAGCGAAGAACCTCCGTGTCGACGCCGTTGCGGTGCATTCCTACGGCGGGCCGAACGCCGAGGGGCTCGTTCGTCGGCTGGACAACTTGTACAAGGAGTTCGGCCGGCCGCTCTGGATCACGGAGTTCGCGGTCGGCGATTGGCAGGCGAAGACGGTCGCTGTCAATCGGCACAAGCCCGACCGCGTCGCTGGATTCATGCGGGAAGCGCTGCCGGCCCTCGACGCGCAGCCGTACGTCGAGCGGTACGCCTGGTTTAGCGCCGCGCAGGACAGTGGGCCGCTGGGCACTTCGGCCCTATTTGACGCGTCGAATCAACTGACGCCGCTGGGGGAGATTTACCGCAACGCCTAA
- a CDS encoding glycosyl hydrolase: MCDQIAMRDGIHLTLLVLLSMALTPYSVVAGSPKLGWAGGSADDINASNASWYYRWWHDIPASANGALAEFVPLIKYPANLQNKLDAINSIPNVDSVLVLNEPERVDQSDVTVTEALALWPQVQSNLPDKRLISPGVSDDAAGQAWLDAFFQEVDASKSNADPLDDLRVDAVAFHWYGASTPNAVSAANNFLSRVDHYHNRYGLPVWITEFTIHDWAGNYTDEQILNANAEFLDIVIPALESRSYVERYAYYSFFSDAAAFSGTPITPTVVGDAYAGTLMAGESRDLAGADPSTDVVYLRGGMLQNSGPALTDAVRAIDALQGVSTIAADSDWSTLNLRSSFVNVRAGATLRKTGDAAIDLYGPVLLEGMLRVEAGTLRLLESPVSAAQGATIVNAGATLGLSLQDGRGTHTFSDHDLSVAGTVAGSLRLAAGSTLTTSGVTAGFTSNLTLNASVLDVGGAGLENGAPQVLPVATGLKLNYVASLDTPGDNAWSDAIGSSNSFTFAKAVSPIAVSNSAFPAITAAYSIGSTGGAQGLNQYFETDGPRSRQDATFEVVFRVNDTAAGADQVLLEVGGAASGVGIVLNGDELLFNVDGTGGDIDLRATLAPGWHQAVGVIDLDAGGDTVTLYLNGQPVGSLANQSVVDWSGGNLSGLGAGASSVTGVTSTVGSPFHGDLAIARYYQNKSLSALEVEQNFAAITSPLAKVASLLQVEGDLRLENGSELRVDLGDHGVADKVSIAGSLSLDDATLTVAYDGEPGIQAGSSFDVLDFAAVQGEFAAMTLPQLDSGLMWNTGRLLSEGVVSVTLAGDYNGDGAIDAADYTVWRDALGSAVTAFTGADGDGDGIVTAADLAVWSSRYGESISMSATAVPEPTNLVALSLLLVNYQLSVRRRSRQTFSRSF, translated from the coding sequence GTGTGTGATCAGATCGCGATGAGAGACGGGATTCATCTAACGCTACTCGTGCTGCTGAGTATGGCGCTCACGCCGTACTCAGTCGTCGCCGGGTCGCCGAAGCTCGGCTGGGCGGGCGGTAGCGCCGACGACATTAACGCCTCGAACGCCAGTTGGTATTACCGCTGGTGGCACGATATTCCCGCCTCGGCCAACGGCGCGCTGGCCGAGTTTGTCCCGCTGATCAAGTACCCCGCCAACCTGCAGAACAAGCTCGACGCTATCAACAGTATTCCCAATGTTGATTCGGTGCTCGTGCTCAACGAACCCGAACGGGTTGATCAGTCGGACGTTACGGTGACGGAGGCGCTCGCGTTGTGGCCTCAGGTGCAGTCGAATCTCCCCGACAAGCGGTTGATCAGCCCCGGCGTCTCGGACGACGCAGCAGGCCAGGCATGGCTCGACGCGTTCTTCCAAGAGGTCGACGCCTCCAAGAGCAACGCCGACCCACTGGATGATCTCCGCGTCGATGCGGTGGCCTTCCATTGGTACGGCGCCAGCACGCCCAACGCCGTCAGCGCCGCGAACAATTTCCTCAGCCGCGTGGATCACTACCACAACCGTTATGGCCTCCCGGTCTGGATCACCGAGTTCACGATCCATGATTGGGCGGGCAACTACACCGACGAACAGATCCTCAACGCCAACGCGGAGTTCCTCGACATCGTTATCCCTGCTCTTGAGAGCCGGAGCTACGTCGAGCGTTACGCCTATTACAGTTTCTTCAGTGACGCAGCGGCGTTCAGCGGCACGCCGATCACCCCGACCGTTGTGGGAGACGCCTACGCCGGCACGCTGATGGCGGGCGAGTCGCGCGATCTTGCCGGGGCCGATCCCAGCACGGATGTCGTTTATTTACGCGGCGGAATGCTGCAGAACTCGGGACCAGCCTTAACCGACGCGGTCCGGGCGATCGACGCCCTTCAAGGAGTGAGCACGATTGCCGCTGACAGCGATTGGTCGACGCTGAACCTCCGTTCGAGCTTTGTCAACGTTCGCGCCGGGGCGACGCTACGCAAGACGGGCGATGCGGCAATCGACCTCTACGGGCCGGTGCTGCTGGAGGGAATGCTGCGGGTCGAAGCGGGGACGCTGCGGCTGCTGGAGAGCCCCGTCTCGGCGGCGCAGGGCGCCACGATTGTCAACGCCGGCGCCACGCTCGGTCTGTCCTTGCAAGACGGGCGGGGAACCCACACGTTTTCGGATCACGACCTAAGCGTAGCCGGCACGGTCGCGGGGTCTCTGCGGCTCGCTGCGGGATCAACGCTGACAACCTCCGGGGTCACGGCCGGATTCACCTCGAACCTGACGCTCAACGCCTCGGTCCTCGATGTCGGCGGCGCTGGGCTCGAGAACGGGGCTCCGCAGGTCCTACCAGTCGCTACAGGGCTGAAGCTGAACTACGTCGCGAGCCTCGACACGCCCGGCGATAACGCTTGGTCCGACGCGATCGGGTCAAGCAACTCCTTCACTTTTGCTAAAGCCGTGAGTCCGATCGCCGTCTCGAACTCGGCGTTCCCCGCGATCACGGCGGCGTATTCGATCGGGTCCACCGGCGGCGCTCAGGGTCTCAATCAGTACTTCGAGACGGACGGGCCACGCAGTCGCCAAGACGCCACGTTCGAGGTGGTATTCCGTGTCAACGACACAGCTGCGGGCGCCGATCAGGTGCTGCTCGAAGTGGGCGGGGCGGCGTCGGGCGTCGGGATAGTGCTCAATGGCGACGAACTCCTCTTCAACGTCGATGGGACCGGCGGTGACATCGACCTCCGCGCCACGCTGGCACCGGGTTGGCATCAAGCGGTGGGCGTCATTGATCTCGACGCCGGCGGCGACACCGTCACGCTGTACCTCAATGGGCAACCCGTCGGCTCGCTAGCCAATCAGAGTGTGGTTGACTGGTCGGGTGGAAATCTCTCCGGGCTCGGCGCCGGCGCTAGTTCGGTGACGGGAGTCACTTCAACCGTCGGCTCGCCCTTCCACGGCGACCTTGCGATTGCTCGGTACTACCAGAACAAATCACTCAGCGCTCTAGAGGTCGAGCAGAACTTCGCGGCGATCACGTCGCCGTTGGCCAAGGTCGCTAGCTTGCTCCAGGTAGAGGGCGACCTTCGTTTGGAGAATGGCAGCGAATTACGCGTCGATCTCGGCGACCACGGCGTTGCCGATAAAGTATCGATAGCCGGATCACTCTCGCTTGACGACGCGACGCTCACCGTGGCGTATGACGGCGAGCCCGGCATTCAAGCCGGCAGCTCGTTTGATGTCCTCGACTTCGCTGCGGTTCAGGGCGAATTCGCAGCAATGACCCTGCCGCAACTCGACAGCGGTCTGATGTGGAACACGGGACGCCTTCTGAGCGAAGGCGTGGTCAGCGTCACCCTCGCGGGCGACTACAACGGCGATGGCGCCATCGACGCGGCCGACTACACGGTCTGGCGCGACGCGCTGGGTAGCGCCGTTACAGCGTTCACCGGCGCGGACGGAGATGGCGATGGAATCGTCACGGCCGCCGACCTTGCTGTCTGGAGCAGCCGTTATGGCGAGTCGATCTCAATGAGCGCTACGGCGGTTCCCGAACCAACCAACCTCGTGGCTCTTTCACTTCTGCTCGTCAACTACCAACTGTCTGTCCGGCGTCGCAGCCGACAGACTTTTTCACGGAGCTTTTAA
- a CDS encoding sulfatase-like hydrolase/transferase — MIRTVAIAVLTILAAETALSVERPNVVLIITDDAGWADFGFIRDADPAANPGARGVIPTPNLDRLASRGVSFTNAYAGSVCSVSRAMITTGRYGNRFGYGNNIISDTSAIGSSPTDQGLPTSEVTIWERMQSVGYSTAAIGKWHIGQHANAGSILGNRPENQGVELFEGLWEGSRSYSVGAEADARALRRTVSDGAGGVAQSALIEGDYSGQYITDVLGDLSVDYVRANAASTTDPFFLYTSFTAPHTPMQATPADLQYIDSLGIAGFTGSRRTYAAMQHAMDRNIGKLLDAIEDPNGDGDTSDSVAENTLLMFINDNGGDCCDVDPNFSSNGALRNGKGSQFDGGIRVPMIVAGAGVQASVRGTSSQDLVHAIDLLPTAFVGAGGGAFDDAEVIDGKNLLPYLNGQSPGVAHDNLFLPRFSNQQSAVRKGDWKYMYQPNTGYQLYNLAVNPGESNNVVSSATNATLVAELHQLLASYHVQMDKPRYDNQAPSTNQFDSFLFREADFASANFSSAGVWQNADNPAGGNTATFTDGYANNRLTFRAKSSGDYTVTNDLNSVGGFAYMANRLTLASSEAPLGAEHTATINGKGLLMVTSLDSVTPEIRLEATDANPNRFTFQIDHEIELYDDLAITGDGNQRFVFGGDIREFRPGRNLIKQGSAEATFGGEVAITGVLDLQQGKVAFTDGAVRGDVLVRAGASIRVGEEGISPSTGGGDPPLRFVQAGLELDYNAANDTSGDAIWFDSAGTADNITFNQPTSTSPVSTPTFPALSAAYSIPLSGGAAGLTNYFENTGPRSRLDATFELVFHVTDAAAGPDQVLFEAGGATRGVALVLNNNALTFNVDGDAADADLTATLTPGWNQAIGVVDLENGGDTISLYLNGALVGSLANQTIDDWAGGNPLGVGAGASSSTGVASAVGNPFHGDIAIARYYTDVAFRLDEVDQNYQWLLQGHQQPSGADAVTLAIVGDLSLESAATIELDLLNPETHDRVSAAGKVELDGVLVVSAASGFAPSAGDVYAIINGATLSGVFQSEQLPALTSGLMWQVKYDGSSATLLVTLSGDYNGDGAVDAADYTTWRDMDGQAVPAGTRADGNGDGMVNQLDYAVWSANYGQAFASGADSNATPEPTGASLTIVGGLLLNWLKGDGR; from the coding sequence TTGATTCGCACCGTCGCTATCGCCGTCCTCACGATCCTCGCGGCAGAGACTGCTCTGTCGGTGGAACGTCCGAACGTCGTTCTGATCATCACAGATGACGCAGGCTGGGCCGATTTCGGTTTCATTCGTGACGCCGACCCCGCCGCGAACCCCGGGGCCAGGGGCGTCATCCCGACGCCGAACCTCGATCGACTCGCGTCGCGTGGCGTTAGCTTCACGAATGCCTACGCGGGCAGCGTGTGCTCGGTCTCCCGCGCGATGATCACCACGGGTCGTTACGGCAATCGCTTCGGTTATGGCAACAATATCATCAGCGATACGAGCGCCATCGGATCTTCTCCGACGGACCAGGGGTTGCCCACTTCGGAGGTGACCATCTGGGAACGCATGCAGAGCGTCGGTTACTCGACGGCGGCGATCGGCAAATGGCACATCGGCCAGCACGCCAACGCCGGCAGTATTCTCGGCAACCGACCGGAGAACCAAGGCGTCGAGCTCTTCGAAGGCCTCTGGGAAGGCTCGCGGTCATATTCCGTCGGGGCAGAAGCGGACGCGCGGGCGCTGCGTCGTACGGTGTCGGACGGCGCCGGCGGAGTGGCGCAGAGCGCCCTCATTGAGGGCGACTACTCCGGCCAGTACATCACCGATGTTCTCGGCGACCTCTCCGTGGACTATGTGCGGGCGAACGCTGCCAGTACGACGGACCCGTTCTTCTTGTATACGTCGTTTACAGCTCCCCACACGCCAATGCAGGCGACTCCCGCCGACCTGCAGTACATCGACTCTTTGGGCATCGCGGGCTTCACCGGGTCGCGCCGTACCTACGCCGCCATGCAGCACGCCATGGACCGGAACATCGGCAAGCTGCTCGATGCGATCGAGGACCCCAACGGCGACGGCGACACCTCCGACAGCGTCGCCGAAAACACCCTGCTGATGTTCATCAACGACAACGGCGGCGACTGTTGCGATGTCGATCCCAACTTCAGCAGCAACGGCGCCCTCCGCAATGGCAAGGGGAGCCAATTCGACGGCGGTATCCGTGTGCCGATGATCGTCGCCGGTGCCGGCGTTCAAGCGTCGGTTCGCGGGACATCTTCGCAAGACCTCGTGCATGCGATCGATCTGCTCCCGACCGCCTTCGTGGGCGCTGGCGGCGGGGCATTCGACGATGCTGAGGTCATCGACGGCAAGAACTTGCTGCCCTACCTCAATGGACAGTCGCCGGGCGTCGCCCACGACAACCTCTTCCTGCCCCGCTTCAGCAACCAGCAGTCTGCCGTTCGTAAGGGGGACTGGAAGTACATGTACCAGCCCAACACGGGCTACCAGCTCTACAACTTGGCCGTCAACCCGGGCGAGTCAAACAACGTCGTCTCGTCGGCGACGAACGCCACGCTCGTCGCCGAGCTGCACCAGCTGTTGGCGAGCTACCACGTCCAGATGGACAAGCCCCGCTACGACAACCAAGCGCCATCGACCAATCAGTTCGATAGCTTTCTCTTTCGCGAGGCCGATTTTGCATCGGCAAACTTTTCATCCGCCGGCGTGTGGCAGAACGCGGACAACCCCGCGGGCGGGAACACCGCGACGTTTACGGACGGTTACGCCAACAACCGCTTGACCTTCCGCGCGAAATCTAGCGGCGATTACACGGTCACCAACGACCTCAACTCGGTCGGCGGTTTTGCCTACATGGCCAATCGTTTGACCCTCGCCAGTAGTGAGGCTCCGCTCGGCGCCGAGCACACCGCTACGATCAACGGCAAGGGCCTGCTCATGGTCACTAGCCTCGATAGCGTTACGCCAGAGATTCGGCTCGAGGCGACGGACGCCAACCCCAATCGCTTCACCTTCCAGATCGACCACGAGATCGAACTCTACGACGACCTCGCCATTACCGGCGACGGCAATCAACGGTTTGTGTTTGGCGGCGACATCCGGGAGTTCCGCCCCGGACGCAACCTAATCAAGCAGGGCAGCGCGGAGGCGACGTTTGGCGGCGAAGTCGCTATCACCGGCGTCCTCGATTTGCAGCAGGGCAAGGTCGCCTTTACCGACGGCGCCGTTCGCGGCGACGTGCTGGTTCGGGCAGGCGCGTCGATCCGCGTCGGTGAGGAGGGGATATCGCCTTCGACAGGGGGCGGCGACCCACCGCTGCGATTCGTGCAGGCGGGGCTGGAACTCGACTACAACGCCGCCAATGACACTAGCGGGGACGCCATCTGGTTCGACAGCGCTGGAACTGCCGATAACATCACCTTCAATCAACCGACATCGACGAGCCCGGTCAGCACGCCGACGTTCCCCGCACTGTCAGCCGCCTACAGCATCCCGCTGAGCGGTGGAGCTGCCGGCCTCACGAACTACTTCGAGAACACCGGACCGCGCAGCCGTCTCGACGCGACCTTTGAGTTGGTCTTCCACGTCACCGACGCCGCAGCCGGCCCCGATCAGGTTCTCTTCGAGGCGGGCGGCGCCACGCGGGGCGTCGCGCTGGTGCTGAACAACAACGCCTTAACGTTCAACGTCGATGGCGACGCGGCAGACGCCGACCTCACCGCAACGCTAACTCCAGGCTGGAATCAAGCCATCGGCGTGGTCGACCTGGAGAACGGTGGCGACACGATCTCGCTCTATCTCAACGGCGCGCTCGTCGGTAGCCTTGCCAATCAGACGATCGACGATTGGGCCGGCGGCAATCCCCTGGGGGTCGGGGCCGGCGCTAGTTCGTCGACCGGGGTCGCCTCCGCCGTTGGCAATCCGTTCCATGGCGACATCGCAATCGCTCGCTACTACACAGACGTTGCGTTTCGTCTCGACGAAGTCGATCAGAACTACCAGTGGCTGCTCCAAGGCCATCAGCAGCCCAGCGGCGCCGACGCCGTCACGTTGGCGATCGTCGGTGACCTCTCGCTCGAGTCGGCCGCCACGATCGAACTCGACCTCCTCAATCCCGAGACCCACGACCGAGTCAGCGCGGCCGGCAAGGTCGAGTTAGACGGTGTGCTGGTGGTGTCGGCGGCGAGCGGCTTCGCCCCGTCCGCGGGCGACGTGTATGCGATCATCAACGGAGCGACGCTGTCGGGAGTCTTCCAGAGCGAACAGCTCCCGGCGCTGACGAGCGGCCTGATGTGGCAGGTCAAGTACGACGGCTCATCGGCAACGCTGCTGGTCACCCTGTCGGGGGACTACAACGGCGACGGCGCCGTGGACGCCGCGGATTACACCACATGGCGCGACATGGACGGACAAGCCGTGCCGGCCGGTACGAGGGCCGATGGCAACGGCGACGGCATGGTCAATCAACTCGACTACGCCGTCTGGAGCGCGAACTACGGGCAAGCATTCGCAAGCGGAGCCGATTCGAACGCCACGCCCGAACCCACCGGAGCCTCGCTGACGATCGTCGGCGGGCTGTTGCTCAACTGGCTAAAGGGCGACGGGCGCTGA